One region of Rubripirellula tenax genomic DNA includes:
- a CDS encoding TolC family protein, with protein sequence MRLISSNLTSERKRAVRRRVARALLCGVIVAVGGCRQLEKIPDGPHDHTPSYHDNVGLEIEYPQVAECATSPQLAAKSATEPLALEDPSKIPAYELSLEQAIQLAVQQSPVLRSIGGAIVSSPQSARTVYDPSVTASSVNQGTEAALSAFDAQYTQQLFWNNVDQPTNRQPFTIAGVGGGPPLVFAPFSQSQNATFTNELSKQTATGARFALRHNVLYNRTQDPSVAQLLFPSVFSGSIEAEWRQPLLQGSGTTYNRIAGPSNVPGVYNGVLIARINEDVSLADFEAAVIQLAADVEQAYWDLATAYRILDANIKGREAAQQTFQFQQVRLEVGSGRSDEEAQARSQFYQFQAQVESSLGGTAGLYALEQRLRYLIGMAASDGRLIRPTTNPTDAKVVFDWESALGQALDRRVEVRRQRFSVKRRELEVIASKLNLRPRLDFLAQYRWRGLGNHLIGDTDKSQFDNLYKTITDGDYQEGQAGFELSFPVGLRLASLAVREARLNLQRERAILDETELRVSHDLSDATRQIALTYQLLETNYNRYQADLRQVDVLRRRYRDGNDNINFLLQAQRQVVTSESEFYRSLFAYNLAIRDIHRQKGSLLAYNQVQLAEGPWAAGAAADANTVGRFLEPRLDPSAVSVPAPLTSGPFMPSAVQNTNPAISASTSGQIIGDVTQQAVAPSYATVSEADGVDPVIVEPFRNSAAREAEAFSDSP encoded by the coding sequence ATGCGTTTGATTTCATCGAACTTGACAAGCGAACGAAAACGAGCCGTACGTCGCCGCGTCGCTCGCGCATTGCTGTGTGGTGTGATCGTGGCTGTGGGTGGGTGTCGCCAGTTGGAAAAAATCCCGGATGGGCCGCACGACCATACGCCGTCTTACCATGACAATGTCGGCTTGGAGATTGAGTATCCACAGGTGGCTGAGTGTGCGACGTCGCCCCAACTTGCGGCGAAATCGGCGACCGAACCGCTAGCGCTTGAGGATCCGTCCAAGATTCCCGCTTACGAATTGTCGCTTGAACAGGCGATTCAATTGGCGGTCCAGCAAAGCCCCGTACTGCGATCCATTGGTGGCGCGATCGTGTCGTCGCCGCAATCCGCACGCACGGTCTATGACCCCTCGGTGACGGCATCAAGCGTTAATCAGGGCACCGAGGCGGCATTATCGGCTTTCGATGCCCAGTACACCCAGCAATTGTTTTGGAACAACGTCGATCAACCCACCAACCGCCAGCCGTTCACCATCGCGGGTGTGGGCGGTGGGCCGCCTTTGGTATTCGCGCCGTTTTCGCAAAGCCAGAATGCCACCTTCACCAACGAACTGTCCAAACAAACAGCCACGGGTGCTAGATTTGCGCTCCGTCACAACGTTCTATACAACCGCACTCAAGACCCGTCGGTCGCCCAACTCCTGTTCCCGAGTGTCTTTTCGGGCTCCATCGAAGCCGAATGGCGACAACCGCTTCTGCAGGGCTCCGGAACGACGTACAACCGAATCGCAGGCCCCAGCAATGTGCCGGGCGTCTACAACGGCGTGCTGATCGCTCGCATCAACGAAGACGTTTCGCTAGCAGATTTCGAAGCCGCAGTGATTCAATTGGCTGCTGACGTCGAACAGGCGTACTGGGACTTAGCGACTGCGTACCGAATTTTAGACGCCAACATCAAAGGCCGCGAAGCGGCTCAGCAAACGTTTCAGTTTCAACAAGTGCGGCTGGAGGTTGGGTCCGGACGCAGCGACGAAGAAGCTCAAGCTCGCTCACAATTTTATCAGTTCCAAGCACAAGTCGAATCGTCGCTCGGCGGCACGGCTGGTCTCTATGCACTGGAACAACGACTGCGTTACTTGATAGGGATGGCTGCTTCCGACGGCCGATTGATTCGTCCGACGACCAACCCGACCGATGCGAAGGTTGTCTTCGATTGGGAAAGCGCCTTGGGCCAGGCACTGGATCGACGTGTCGAGGTCCGGCGGCAACGATTCTCTGTCAAACGACGCGAACTGGAAGTCATTGCGTCGAAGCTGAACCTGCGACCGCGACTCGACTTCTTAGCGCAGTATCGATGGCGAGGCCTGGGCAATCACTTGATCGGGGACACCGACAAGTCTCAGTTCGACAACCTTTACAAAACGATCACCGACGGCGACTACCAAGAAGGCCAAGCAGGCTTTGAGTTGAGTTTTCCGGTTGGCCTTCGCCTGGCTAGCTTGGCCGTCCGCGAAGCCCGTTTGAACTTGCAACGCGAGCGTGCAATTCTGGATGAAACAGAACTGCGTGTCAGCCACGATTTGTCCGACGCGACGCGGCAGATTGCTTTGACGTATCAGTTGTTGGAAACGAATTACAACCGCTACCAGGCTGATCTGCGGCAAGTCGATGTATTGAGGCGGCGCTATCGCGACGGGAACGACAACATCAACTTCCTGTTGCAGGCGCAGCGTCAGGTCGTGACAAGCGAGTCCGAGTTCTATCGCTCGCTTTTCGCTTACAATTTGGCGATCCGCGACATCCACCGTCAAAAGGGATCGTTGCTGGCGTACAACCAAGTTCAATTGGCCGAGGGGCCTTGGGCCGCAGGAGCGGCAGCGGATGCCAATACCGTGGGCCGGTTCTTGGAACCACGATTGGATCCTTCGGCGGTCAGTGTGCCGGCCCCACTCACCAGCGGACCGTTCATGCCGTCGGCGGTGCAAAACACAAACCCCGCCATCAGCGCAAGCACATCAGGCCAGATCATCGGCGATGTCACTCAACAAGCCGTTGCACCGTCCTATGCGACGGTTAGCGAAGCGGACGGTGTGGATCCCGTGATTGTCGAGCCGTTTCGAAATTCGGCGGCTCGCGAAGCCGAAGCATTCAGCGATTCGCCCTAG
- the corA gene encoding magnesium/cobalt transporter CorA, translating into MTTHSSDSTGKQLHRSVINSAAYCDGVRVADVPIADLEDAWKNSDRLLWVGLCEPSESILMHLQHAFGLHDLVVEDAHRAHQRPKVEVYDDSMFVVIRTARLSDGGEHRIEFGETHVFLGPRYIITVRHGSLKSHAGVRARCEATPKLLAKGEGFVLHAVMDFIVDQYFPVIDALEAELDELEVHIFSGKFVRSVTERIYHLRRDLLAIKQAVTPLIEVSSQLTRTNSNLISADARPYFQDVHDHVIRIADLIDGLQQLSHTALESNLALISVAQNDDMKRLAAWAAILAVPTMIAGLYGMNFEFMPEIRWAWGYPASLLVMLSACLILYKSFRKTGWL; encoded by the coding sequence ATGACGACTCACAGCAGCGATTCAACTGGAAAGCAATTGCATCGGAGCGTGATCAACTCGGCTGCATACTGTGACGGTGTAAGGGTTGCGGACGTACCCATCGCGGACTTAGAAGACGCCTGGAAAAATTCCGATCGACTTCTCTGGGTGGGGCTTTGCGAGCCGAGTGAATCGATTTTGATGCACCTTCAACATGCATTCGGCTTGCACGATCTGGTTGTTGAAGACGCTCACCGCGCACACCAGCGACCAAAGGTAGAAGTCTACGACGACTCGATGTTCGTCGTCATCCGCACGGCGCGATTGTCCGATGGTGGTGAACACCGCATCGAGTTTGGCGAAACGCATGTTTTTCTGGGGCCACGCTATATCATCACCGTACGTCACGGTTCGTTGAAATCGCACGCGGGTGTGCGTGCCCGCTGTGAAGCGACTCCTAAGCTGTTGGCTAAGGGAGAGGGATTCGTCTTGCATGCGGTGATGGACTTTATCGTCGATCAGTATTTTCCGGTGATCGATGCGTTAGAGGCCGAGCTTGATGAATTGGAAGTGCATATTTTCAGCGGAAAATTCGTCCGTAGCGTCACGGAAAGGATCTACCACCTGCGCCGCGACCTTCTAGCCATCAAGCAGGCCGTGACTCCGTTGATTGAAGTTTCCTCACAGCTCACCCGAACCAATTCGAATCTAATTTCGGCTGACGCAAGGCCGTACTTTCAGGACGTTCACGATCATGTGATCCGTATCGCCGACTTGATCGATGGTTTACAGCAACTTTCACACACGGCTCTGGAAAGCAACCTCGCGTTGATCTCGGTCGCCCAAAACGACGACATGAAGCGACTTGCCGCATGGGCGGCGATCTTAGCGGTGCCAACAATGATTGCCGGCCTTTACGGGATGAATTTTGAATTCATGCCGGAAATTCGCTGGGCTTGGGGGTATCCTGCTTCGCTCTTGGTGATGCTCTCGGCTTGTTTGATACTTTACAAGTCGTTTCGCAAAACTGGATGGCTATAG
- a CDS encoding efflux RND transporter permease subunit, with the protein MNWLIMTSLEFRLLVFVLAIALIVVGIRTSDSVPLDVFPEFAPPLVEIQTEAPGIATEDVESLITVPIENAVNGIPFVQTVRSKSVLGLSSVRMIFEPGTDLLVARQLVQERLALAARSLPMVARPPVILPPLSSLSRCLKIGLWSDTQSQMDMTVLTKWTIRPRLMSIEGVANVAVWGEKEPQLQVIVDPDRLRANSLTLDAVLQTVRDATAVGAGGFVDTANQRLALRHVPAIYTPEQLGEIVIAFRGASGNGQLPATTTTTPASPGTPLRIKDIAEVAYDYAPPIGDAIINSRLGLLLIVEKQPWANTLDVTQNVEKAMAELKPAMGEVEYDTTVFRPATFIERAITNLGHSMLVGCVLVVIVLLLFLFDWRCAVISATAIPLSLLAAVMVLYYRGGTVNTMVLAGLVIALGEVVDDAIIDVENIMRRLRLNAKLEQPRSNFAVVLEASMEVRSAVVYATVIVVLAFLPVFFLTGLAGAFFRPLAAAYILAILASLFVALTVTPAMSLILLPKSAQRRSTDGPLVRLLKAIYRSILGFALKVKWGTIAVTLILFGCLVSTIPMLGEQLMPKFRETDFLMHWVEKPGIGIDAMNRITIRASDELMAVDGVRNFGSHIGRATVADEVVGPNFTELWISIDDDKDYDTTVAEVQEIVDGYPGLYRDLLTYLTERIKEVLTGTSASIVVRVYGPDLEQLRSTAKEIESVIKPIVGVTTLKVEPQVLVPQIAIDMRVEAASQFGLTPGVLMQSVTTLVNGMQVGEMFRDQAIFPVVVVGEKKLRTDLATLGELMIDTPSGAQVPLSSVARLTIVPAPNVIQREGASRRLDVTCNVEGRDLASVATDIEAAVLSNVEFKTGYHPEFLGEYAEAKASRQRLLLLSLASIFAITIILYIDFESWRLVLLILMALPLALASGLLGVFAGGGIISLGSLVGFVTVLGIAARNAIMLISHYRHLAEEEPGINAKDLILRGAEERLAPILMTALTTGLALVPLIYTGELPGQEIEYPMALVILTGLVGATIVNLLVLPVLYSWIALDGDAVARAEVESTDSVP; encoded by the coding sequence GTGAACTGGCTCATCATGACTTCGCTGGAATTTCGCCTGCTCGTTTTCGTCTTAGCGATTGCCCTGATCGTCGTCGGCATCCGCACGTCGGATTCGGTACCGCTGGACGTCTTTCCCGAATTCGCTCCGCCGCTGGTCGAAATCCAAACCGAAGCACCTGGCATCGCGACCGAGGACGTTGAAAGTTTGATCACGGTGCCGATAGAGAACGCGGTCAACGGCATCCCATTTGTGCAAACGGTTCGTTCCAAATCCGTGCTGGGGCTTTCCAGCGTTCGGATGATTTTTGAACCGGGAACCGATCTGTTGGTGGCCCGGCAATTGGTTCAAGAGCGATTGGCCTTGGCGGCTCGGTCGTTGCCCATGGTGGCTCGACCGCCGGTCATCTTGCCGCCGCTGTCGTCGCTGAGCCGCTGTTTAAAGATCGGTTTGTGGTCCGACACGCAGTCGCAGATGGACATGACCGTGCTGACCAAATGGACGATCCGGCCGCGGTTGATGTCGATCGAGGGAGTCGCCAATGTCGCGGTCTGGGGCGAAAAGGAACCGCAACTGCAGGTCATCGTCGATCCCGACCGCTTGCGAGCAAATAGCTTGACGCTGGATGCCGTATTACAAACGGTTCGCGATGCGACGGCTGTTGGCGCGGGTGGCTTTGTTGATACTGCTAACCAGCGTCTTGCGCTTCGCCACGTCCCCGCCATCTACACGCCCGAGCAACTGGGCGAGATCGTGATCGCCTTTCGCGGGGCGTCGGGCAACGGTCAACTTCCGGCGACTACGACCACGACGCCCGCATCACCTGGCACTCCGTTGCGGATCAAAGACATTGCCGAAGTCGCCTACGATTACGCTCCGCCGATCGGGGACGCAATCATCAACAGCCGATTGGGATTGCTATTGATCGTCGAAAAGCAACCCTGGGCAAACACACTGGATGTCACCCAGAACGTCGAGAAGGCGATGGCGGAATTGAAGCCCGCGATGGGCGAAGTCGAATACGACACAACGGTGTTTCGCCCGGCAACATTCATCGAACGCGCGATCACCAATCTGGGGCACTCGATGTTGGTCGGATGTGTTTTGGTCGTGATCGTACTGCTCTTGTTCCTGTTCGATTGGCGATGTGCCGTCATCAGCGCGACTGCCATCCCGCTATCGCTCTTGGCCGCCGTGATGGTGCTGTACTATCGCGGCGGGACCGTCAACACGATGGTGCTGGCGGGGTTGGTGATCGCACTTGGCGAAGTTGTCGACGATGCGATCATCGACGTCGAAAACATCATGCGACGTCTGCGACTCAATGCGAAGCTTGAACAACCGCGCAGCAACTTTGCCGTCGTGCTCGAAGCATCCATGGAAGTTCGCAGCGCCGTCGTCTATGCAACCGTCATCGTGGTGCTCGCGTTTCTGCCCGTCTTCTTTTTGACCGGACTGGCCGGAGCGTTCTTTCGTCCGCTGGCGGCAGCATACATCCTTGCCATTCTCGCATCGCTGTTCGTCGCATTGACAGTAACGCCGGCGATGTCGTTGATTTTGCTGCCCAAGTCCGCCCAGCGCCGCAGCACCGATGGGCCGCTCGTCCGCCTGCTAAAGGCAATCTATCGATCGATATTGGGCTTCGCGCTCAAGGTCAAATGGGGCACGATCGCGGTGACGCTGATCCTATTCGGGTGTTTGGTTTCGACAATTCCGATGCTCGGTGAACAGCTGATGCCCAAGTTCCGTGAGACCGATTTTCTGATGCACTGGGTTGAAAAACCGGGCATCGGGATCGACGCGATGAACCGGATCACGATTCGGGCCAGTGATGAATTGATGGCCGTCGATGGCGTTCGCAATTTCGGATCGCACATCGGCCGAGCCACGGTCGCCGACGAAGTCGTCGGTCCCAACTTCACTGAACTTTGGATCAGCATCGACGACGACAAGGACTACGACACAACCGTCGCCGAAGTCCAAGAGATCGTCGATGGTTATCCCGGCCTGTATCGCGACTTGCTGACGTATCTGACCGAACGCATCAAAGAGGTTCTGACCGGAACCAGCGCGTCGATTGTGGTGCGAGTCTATGGCCCTGATCTGGAACAGCTTCGCTCGACGGCGAAAGAAATCGAATCCGTCATCAAGCCGATCGTTGGCGTGACGACATTGAAAGTTGAACCGCAAGTGTTGGTTCCTCAGATCGCCATCGACATGCGAGTCGAAGCAGCGTCCCAATTCGGTTTGACGCCCGGTGTGTTGATGCAGAGTGTCACAACGCTGGTCAATGGCATGCAAGTCGGCGAAATGTTCCGCGACCAAGCAATCTTTCCAGTGGTCGTCGTCGGCGAGAAGAAGCTGCGAACCGATTTGGCAACGCTGGGCGAGCTGATGATCGACACACCCTCGGGGGCTCAGGTGCCGCTGTCCAGCGTCGCTCGTTTGACGATCGTGCCCGCACCGAATGTGATTCAACGCGAAGGAGCCTCGCGGCGTCTCGACGTGACGTGTAATGTCGAAGGACGGGATCTCGCCTCGGTTGCGACCGATATCGAAGCCGCCGTCCTTTCGAACGTCGAATTCAAGACCGGCTACCACCCTGAGTTCTTGGGCGAATACGCAGAAGCGAAGGCGTCACGTCAACGGTTGCTGCTGCTGTCACTCGCCAGCATCTTTGCCATCACGATCATCCTTTACATCGACTTCGAAAGTTGGCGATTGGTGTTGTTGATTTTAATGGCATTGCCGCTCGCGCTGGCCAGCGGATTGCTGGGTGTCTTCGCCGGTGGCGGCATCATCTCGCTCGGTTCACTGGTCGGTTTCGTGACCGTACTTGGGATCGCCGCGCGCAACGCCATCATGCTGATCAGCCACTACCGACACTTAGCCGAAGAGGAACCCGGCATTAACGCGAAAGACTTGATCCTTCGCGGCGCCGAAGAACGTTTAGCGCCGATTCTGATGACCGCGCTCACCACCGGACTTGCCCTCGTACCGCTGATCTATACCGGCGAACTTCCCGGCCAAGAGATCGAATACCCGATGGCTCTTGTGATTTTGACGGGGCTCGTCGGAGCAACGATCGTCAACCTCTTGGTGCTGCCGGTTTTGTACAGTTGGATCGCATTGGACGGTGATGCCGTCGCCCGTGCCGAAGTCGAATCAACGGACTCGGTTCCGTGA
- a CDS encoding efflux RND transporter periplasmic adaptor subunit, with the protein MLIPTNAFIVWLSGPFRQQFDGVRRRRIVASLSMLVVVVVGCQKTDKPKHDAVSPAKVEKLPVETDLATVTLTDDANRRLGITTVAVAIREVTRRRTLGGQAVVPSGRTIIVSAPLAGIVSRVDNTPLPFPGTKVTANQSLLSLKPLLSAERDVPTPAEQVQLVGARANLMAAQTVAMGDVDRGKAEVEGARIAFDRATKLFADRAGARRAVDDAEAALNIAASNLAAAEERATQLSSLVKMLDVQTPDGEATLLPMTTPIGGLVNRIEVSEGQTVASGAVMFEVVNLDTIWIRVPVFVDLLTSIQTDQAAMLVSLSGDALSPTARATPVAAPPTADAMTSSADLYYQVDNRELGLRPGQRIGVELPMSKTESALIVPTGAILYDINGGTWVYEVTGDRQYTRSRVAVRFVDGNDVVLGSGPSDGTQVVVDGAAELFGTEFGAGK; encoded by the coding sequence TTGTTGATCCCAACAAACGCTTTCATCGTTTGGCTCTCAGGCCCGTTTCGTCAGCAATTCGATGGCGTGCGACGTCGACGAATAGTGGCATCGCTTTCGATGCTGGTCGTTGTCGTCGTGGGATGCCAGAAAACCGACAAGCCCAAGCATGACGCTGTCAGTCCGGCGAAAGTGGAAAAGCTGCCGGTGGAAACAGACTTAGCCACGGTCACACTGACCGATGATGCAAACCGGCGACTGGGCATCACCACGGTCGCCGTAGCCATACGAGAAGTGACCCGGCGCCGCACGCTCGGTGGCCAAGCCGTTGTTCCCTCGGGCCGAACCATCATCGTCTCGGCACCGCTGGCTGGAATCGTCTCACGCGTGGACAACACTCCGTTGCCATTTCCCGGAACGAAAGTTACCGCAAACCAATCGTTGCTTTCGCTCAAACCACTGCTGTCGGCCGAACGGGATGTGCCGACGCCCGCCGAGCAGGTTCAACTGGTCGGCGCACGAGCCAACTTGATGGCGGCCCAAACCGTTGCAATGGGCGATGTGGATCGCGGCAAGGCCGAAGTCGAAGGTGCACGCATTGCGTTTGATCGTGCGACGAAACTGTTTGCCGATCGTGCCGGCGCGAGACGTGCCGTCGACGACGCCGAAGCTGCGCTGAATATTGCCGCGTCCAACTTGGCTGCTGCGGAAGAACGAGCGACGCAACTTTCAAGCCTGGTGAAGATGCTGGACGTACAGACGCCCGATGGCGAAGCCACGCTACTGCCCATGACGACGCCCATCGGTGGCCTCGTCAATCGGATCGAAGTAAGCGAAGGTCAAACGGTGGCTAGCGGCGCGGTGATGTTTGAAGTCGTCAACTTGGACACGATCTGGATTCGTGTTCCCGTTTTTGTGGATCTACTGACCAGTATTCAAACCGATCAAGCAGCGATGCTGGTCTCGCTTTCGGGTGACGCACTCTCTCCCACCGCCCGAGCAACCCCCGTCGCGGCCCCACCCACGGCGGACGCCATGACTTCGTCGGCCGATCTTTACTACCAAGTCGACAATCGTGAACTCGGGCTGCGGCCCGGCCAACGCATTGGTGTTGAGTTGCCGATGTCGAAGACGGAATCGGCGTTGATCGTTCCCACGGGTGCGATTCTGTATGACATCAACGGGGGCACTTGGGTCTATGAGGTCACCGGTGATCGCCAATACACGCGAAGCCGCGTTGCCGTTCGTTTCGTCGATGGCAACGACGTTGTTCTGGGTTCGGGACCTAGTGATGGCACGCAGGTGGTGGTCGATGGTGCGGCCGAGTTGTTCGGTACTGAGTTCGGAGCCGGTAAGTGA
- a CDS encoding TolC family protein, with protein sequence MAVSILTGITLGCRSPKPCCDPNLVSRQVSWRTETQHERIAPCREEIPAGVVLEDGLSEDEAVQTALTNNSAFQATLAQLGMAHADAVQASLLANPSYLIYFPTSSKQGQYTLYAPIESYLLRPMRVKAANREYRRVGEQLVQNGLDLARNVRVAYTDFAVASQQASLATEALQIRENIAELTKKRLDDGDISELESIAATVDRLNAKAASGVQTHAIEIAEARVASLIGLTNLDVPLMPLPIASPQVPLLDESTLIAQALACRPDYASAKWAVAAASQRSGLSRWLFLRLDGVLDVRSDPGGRTGGGMRFDLPIFNRNQGGVIRADWEVNAAMHARDAIHDQIVADVRTAVRQMRQASDNLRILEQDVAPALAQSLEISQKGFADGGTDYLLVLQTTTQYLDAKVRILDQRAAYARALAELERAVGCTLADGGVDAEQLRMAADAGLEFVNVENLSENLSENLSENVVENPSENQSTIRGNGTLPDSLFDLSN encoded by the coding sequence ATGGCCGTGTCGATCTTGACGGGCATCACTCTTGGTTGTCGATCACCGAAACCGTGCTGTGATCCGAATCTTGTTTCTCGCCAAGTGAGTTGGCGGACGGAGACTCAGCATGAACGTATCGCCCCTTGCCGCGAAGAGATTCCAGCGGGCGTCGTACTCGAAGACGGACTAAGCGAAGACGAAGCCGTGCAAACGGCGTTGACCAACAACTCAGCATTTCAAGCGACGCTTGCCCAATTGGGAATGGCCCACGCCGATGCGGTCCAAGCCAGTCTGCTGGCGAACCCAAGCTATCTGATTTACTTTCCAACAAGTTCCAAGCAAGGGCAGTACACACTGTACGCTCCCATCGAGTCTTACCTCTTGCGACCGATGCGAGTGAAGGCTGCCAACCGAGAGTACCGCCGCGTCGGTGAGCAACTTGTTCAAAACGGACTCGACCTGGCTCGCAATGTACGCGTTGCATACACCGACTTTGCCGTCGCCAGCCAGCAAGCGTCTTTGGCGACCGAGGCGTTGCAGATTCGCGAGAACATTGCCGAACTGACAAAGAAGCGACTCGACGATGGTGACATCAGTGAACTGGAATCCATTGCCGCAACGGTCGACCGTCTCAATGCCAAAGCAGCTTCCGGAGTTCAAACGCACGCCATCGAAATCGCCGAAGCTCGCGTAGCATCGTTGATCGGGCTGACGAATTTAGATGTTCCGTTGATGCCTCTGCCGATCGCATCGCCGCAAGTGCCGTTGCTTGATGAGTCAACGTTGATCGCGCAGGCGTTAGCGTGTCGCCCCGACTACGCGTCCGCCAAATGGGCAGTTGCAGCCGCGTCGCAGCGCAGTGGCTTGTCACGATGGCTGTTCTTGAGATTGGACGGAGTGCTCGACGTCCGAAGCGATCCCGGCGGACGCACGGGCGGCGGAATGAGATTCGACCTTCCGATCTTCAACCGCAACCAAGGCGGCGTCATTCGAGCCGACTGGGAAGTCAACGCCGCAATGCACGCGCGTGATGCGATTCATGACCAAATCGTCGCCGATGTACGGACGGCCGTTCGACAGATGCGACAAGCCAGCGATAATCTTCGAATCTTAGAACAGGACGTCGCGCCCGCATTGGCCCAGTCGCTTGAGATTTCACAGAAAGGCTTTGCCGATGGAGGCACCGACTATTTGTTGGTGCTGCAAACGACGACCCAGTACCTGGACGCGAAGGTTCGAATTCTGGACCAACGGGCGGCATATGCTCGGGCGTTGGCCGAGCTCGAGCGGGCGGTGGGATGCACCCTCGCCGACGGTGGTGTCGACGCCGAACAGTTGCGGATGGCAGCCGACGCGGGGCTGGAATTTGTGAACGTCGAAAACCTTTCCGAAAACCTTTCCGAAAACCTTTCCGAAAACGTTGTCGAAAACCCTTCCGAAAACCAATCGACGATTCGCGGAAACGGCACCTTGCCGGATTCCCTTTTCGATCTGAGCAACTAA
- a CDS encoding N-acyl amino acid synthase FeeM domain-containing protein, which produces MSTSQNVPTNAPAPAKGLKKASSLTSNLEFGILQKQEELSEAFGLVYESYLRAGLTQPRESKIRLTPFHLLPTTEVFAARYQGEFVSTVSLIGDGYLGLPMEGIYPVEIKRLRDDGCRMAEIGCLADRRNSPVRFIELFATMGRMLARVAKVRGYSGLVAAVHPRHAKLYKRILPFEQVGDVIECPYANGNPAVMVRLVFDDYIGTTLYERFFGAMASGIDASPRPWSRQTRAYFKGQLQTAKQKEDNHVSGQLAFAALTGQFVSRVPSTA; this is translated from the coding sequence ATGTCAACTTCGCAAAACGTGCCGACGAATGCACCAGCGCCGGCAAAGGGCCTTAAGAAGGCAAGTTCGCTAACATCCAATCTTGAGTTCGGTATTCTTCAGAAACAGGAAGAGCTGTCTGAGGCATTCGGGTTGGTTTACGAGTCTTATTTGCGGGCGGGTCTGACGCAGCCTAGGGAGAGCAAGATTCGTTTGACGCCGTTTCATCTGCTTCCCACGACGGAGGTTTTCGCGGCCCGGTATCAAGGCGAATTTGTTTCGACGGTATCGTTGATTGGTGATGGATACTTGGGGTTGCCGATGGAAGGCATCTATCCGGTCGAAATCAAGCGACTTCGTGACGATGGTTGTCGCATGGCTGAAATCGGATGTCTGGCCGACCGACGCAACTCGCCGGTTCGCTTCATCGAACTGTTTGCGACGATGGGGCGGATGCTGGCACGCGTTGCCAAAGTGCGCGGCTACTCGGGACTTGTCGCCGCCGTACACCCGCGGCACGCCAAACTTTACAAACGCATTTTGCCATTTGAGCAAGTGGGTGACGTGATCGAGTGCCCTTACGCCAACGGTAATCCGGCCGTGATGGTCCGGTTGGTATTTGATGACTATATCGGCACCACGTTGTACGAACGATTTTTCGGTGCCATGGCTAGCGGCATCGATGCATCGCCGCGACCGTGGTCGCGCCAGACACGGGCGTACTTCAAGGGTCAACTTCAAACCGCCAAACAAAAAGAAGACAATCACGTCAGCGGGCAATTGGCGTTCGCAGCCCTAACGGGCCAGTTCGTGTCTCGTGTGCCATCCACTGCTTAG